From the genome of Lonchura striata isolate bLonStr1 chromosome 18, bLonStr1.mat, whole genome shotgun sequence:
ccgcgggggctgcggggtccggctccagcccaaaccagcgGCGAGGGGCCGGGCTTTGGCCGGGGACAATCCCCGGCTGTGTCACcgccagagccagcagctgtcAGGAAACCTCTCCTGACCGGGAAATGCTTCCCCTGCCCCGGCATGGCCACGGGGAggggagggtggggaagggcTTGGACCAGAGGGATGGAAAAAAGCTGGAGAAAGCACAAGGATTTGTTGGATTACgcccttttctgacccagagatggggtAAATGAGaggtgtttttaaaaacttttattctgttttcagtcTCATGTGAAGGAAGGGTGGGAGAATTGTCTACGAATTTTGAATTCTCACCTTGGAGAAttctctacaaatccatttcccacactGGCCGAGCAGCATCGCCCTTCCCAGGACATGCAGGAGGATGACCCCGAGGGCTGGCAGTCCGAGCCACCGTCACCACTGGCGGGTTGAGGGTTGGATTAATCCCTAGGGAAGCGCTTTTGGGGTGCAGAGGGGACTTTCATGAAGGGGCAGAGCGGCTGCTGCACCCCAAAGCGCCTCTGTACCCCAGTCCCTGCGGGATGCCGGGCTGGAAGCTGGACACGGGGATGGCTGAGGGTGTGGGTCCCCCCACTGGTGTCACCCCGTGTCTCTGTCTCCCCAGGGACCATGCGCCCCGTGCGGAGGAACTTCTACGACCCCTCCTCAGCTCCGGGGAAGGGAATCGTGTGGGAGTGGGAGAACGACAACAACTCCTGGACTCCCTACGACATGGACATCTGCATCACCATCCAGAACGCCTACGagaagcagcacccctggctgGACCTCTCCTCCCTGGGCTTCTGCTACCTCATCTACTTCAGCAGCATGTCCCAAATGAACCGGCAGACGCAGCGCaagcggcggctgcggcgccGCATGGACCTGGCCTATCCCCTCACCATGGGctccatccccaaatcccagtccTGGCCGGTGGGCGCCAGCACGGGCACCCCCTGCTCGTGCCCCCAGTGCCTGCTGGTCAACAGCACCCGCGCCGCCTCCAACGCCATCCTGGCGTCCCAGCGCCGCAAACTCTACCCGGGCGCCGTCCGCCAGAGCAGCACCTTCGCCGGGGGAGCGCTGTGGCCGCCGGGGACCGGGacgccggcggcggcggcggggagcgcggcCAAGGGCGAAGGGCTGCGGGTGGCCGGAGCGGGGTTCGGCCCCGGGCAGGGCGTGCCCGGCGCGCCGCTGCCCGGCCTCAACAACCTCAACCGGCCCGGGACGCAGCGCGGGGCTGGACTGGGCGCCAGGGCCGCTGTCCCCCCCGGGTAAGCGGGGTGGGGACAAGCGGGGTGTCACCGAGGCGGAGGGGATGCAGGGGTGGGCGCACAGAGGGGTAAAAGGGGTGACGGGGGTGGCTCGTCCCCTGCTGTCACCTTGCAAGCAGCCCCGGCTCTTGTGGCACTGTgtcacctccagccccggggtCCCCACCGCGGGTGGCGGGAGGGACACCTGGGTGGTCCTGGCGGTGCTTGGATCCCTGCAGAGGGGATGTGCTGATCCGTGCTGTGCCGTGCCATGCTGTGCCAGGCCGTGCCACGCTATCTGTgccagctggagcacagggagtGCCCGGGCCCACGGGAATGGTGTCCCCCAAGGCCGGCATGGGCTGTGTGACCCAGCTCCGGGCCTGATGCCACCGGCAGATCCCGGGGAGGGCACAGCTGAGGGGAGGAGCCACAGCCCCGGTGTCCCTTCTGTGGTGGCGATGATTCACCGGGGGGGTCCAGGTGGGCAAGCAGACCCCTGGCGCTGTGTCCTGgtgggtgtccctgtcctggcacCCACATCTCCACGGCCGTACCCCGTGGTGGGTTGGCCCGGTGTCCCCTCGGGGCTGTCAGCACCGGGCTGGGGGGACAGGTGGCTTCTCTgagcccccagcagctcctggcacatTTCCTTCCCCTGCTGACATCCTGCTTTCGCTTCtgtgtgctgggctgagcagttcttgtccccgtccccatcgctgtccctgtcctggcacaTGCCTAAGGACAGGTAGGAGGTGGCTGGGCCCCCATCGCTGCCCCGGCCTTGGTGTGGGTAGAGGGGCTTTGGGAATGCAGGAAAACGTCCTCGCGTGGGGCTGAGCGCTGCCGAACTCATCACTGCGACGGCTGGGGCGGGacgggattttgggatcagggagACCCCAGTGATGCCGCTGGTGGGAGCTGTTcccaggctgctggcagggtGGCGGTCCCTGGGGAGCACACGAGTGGTGGCATGTCCCCGCGGGGATGTGGGACACGCGTGCCACTGTCGGGATGCCCTGACAAGGCCACCACCCTGGGTTGAGGAGGACGTGATGCCACCAGTGCCATTGAGTGCCCAGAGATGGACAGGTGGCTCTGGGTGACAgtcccctgggatgggacagcaGCCCTCCAAGCTGGTGAGGGGACACCTTGCCCTGTGTCCCGTGGGGAGGACAGTgcctggggacagtgccagcagCCCCCAGGGGACACTGCCGTGTGTCCCGTGGGGAGGACAGTgcctggggacagtgccagcagCCCCCAGGGGACACTGTCCTGTGTCCCGTGGGGAAGACAGTgcctggggacagtgccagcagCCCCCAGGGGACACTGCGGACACTGCCCTGTGTCCCgtggagatgctgctgctctggggccatGCCATgcggggaggggacagtgccagccctgccagcccggCTGAGCCCCTTCCTCTCCCATCTCCGTGCAGGGTCCCAGCGCTCCCGGTCAAGAACCTGAACGGCACCGGCCCCGTCCATCCCGCCCTCGCAGGTAAGCGGGCTCCGGCCAGCGCTGGGTGTCACCGCGGGGTGACACCGCGGGACGCTGCCAGGGGGTGGGaaggacggacggacggacggacaggCGCTCTCCCTGCGCAGGGATGACCGGGATCCTCATGTGCGCCGCCGGGCTGCCCGTGTGCCTGACCCGCGCCCCCAAACCCATCCTGCACCCCCCGCCCGTCAGCAAGAGCGACATCAAACCTGTCCCCGGCGTCAACGGCATCTGcaggaaaaccaaaaagaagCAGCTCAAGAAGAGTAAGGAGCCACCAATGTCCCAGCGGGGTCAGCGACGGGGGGACACACGGAGGGGAAGTGAGAGACCCCCGGGGTTTGCGTGGGGTGATGCCCGTCGCTGCTCTGTGCCACGCGTGTCCCTTCCGTgctggcagggggtggcagggTGTCCCCGCCCGGTGACAGGGGGGTTGTGGCACCGCGGGCGGGCTCTGACGGCATTCCCCGCAGGTAAGACCCCCGAGGACGTGGTGCGCCGCTACATCCAGAAGGTGAAGAACCCCCCGGATGAGGTGAGGGGCggctcggggggctccgggAGGCTCGGGAATACCCCCGGGGTGACTCCTCGTTCCCCCTGGGTGCTGATCCCGTTGCCGGCAGGATTGCACCATCTGCATGGAGCGGCTGGTCACCTCCTCCGGCTACGAGGGCGTGCTGAGCCCCAGGGGCATCAAGCCGGAGCTGGTGGGCAAGCTGGGCAAGTGCGGGCACATGTAccacctgctgtgcctgctcgCCATGTACAACAACGGCAACAAGGTCAGGGCACCCCGGGCTGCCCGCgggggggtgctgggggtgctgggtggGTGTGGGGGCTTctggctgggtgctggggagTTCTGGAATGTTCCAGGTAGGTGCTGGGTGGGTTGAGTGGGTGTTGGAGTGGGTGTGGGCATTGGATGGGTGATGAGTGGGTGTTGGGTGGGTGCTGGGTGGGGTCCAGGGGTGGGTGTTGGAGAGGGCTGGGGGTTGTTGGGTGTTTGCTGGGGAGTGTTGGGTGGGTGCTGGGTGGGTACTGGGTGTTCGGTGGGTGTTGGGGGGTCCAGGTGGGCGCCACCCCTGAGGCCCCCGCGGTGCCCCCAGGATGGGAGCCTGCAGTGCCCCACCTGTAAGGCCATTTACGGGGAGAAGACGGGCACGCAGCCCCCCGGGAAGATGGAATTCCACCTCATCCCCC
Proteins encoded in this window:
- the DTX1 gene encoding E3 ubiquitin-protein ligase DTX1; amino-acid sequence: MARQGSGAMLASGGLGFPPQNVARVVVWEWLNEHGRWRPYSAAVCHHIENVLKEDARGSVVLGQVDVQLAPYVIDLQSMHQFRQDTGTMRPVRRNFYDPSSAPGKGIVWEWENDNNSWTPYDMDICITIQNAYEKQHPWLDLSSLGFCYLIYFSSMSQMNRQTQRKRRLRRRMDLAYPLTMGSIPKSQSWPVGASTGTPCSCPQCLLVNSTRAASNAILASQRRKLYPGAVRQSSTFAGGALWPPGTGTPAAAAGSAAKGEGLRVAGAGFGPGQGVPGAPLPGLNNLNRPGTQRGAGLGARAAVPPGVPALPVKNLNGTGPVHPALAGMTGILMCAAGLPVCLTRAPKPILHPPPVSKSDIKPVPGVNGICRKTKKKQLKKSKTPEDVVRRYIQKVKNPPDEDCTICMERLVTSSGYEGVLSPRGIKPELVGKLGKCGHMYHLLCLLAMYNNGNKDGSLQCPTCKAIYGEKTGTQPPGKMEFHLIPHSLPGYTDSKTIRIVYDIPTGIQGPEHPNPGKKFTARGFPRHCYLPDNEKGRKVLKLLIVAWDRRLIFTIGTSNTTGESDTVVWNEIHHKTEFGSNLTGHGYPDPNYLDNVLAELLAQGVSEATLKD